A single genomic interval of Bacillus smithii harbors:
- a CDS encoding acetyl-CoA C-acetyltransferase, protein MVKTVIVEGARTPIGKLGGSLRSLTAPELGAVAMKEAMLRANVQPAEVDEVIIGTVLQGGQGQLPSRQAARKAGIPWNVKTETINKVCASGIRSITLADQIIRAGDGEVVVAGGMESMSNAPYVLQNVRSGLRMGDDKLVDLMIYDGLTCAFSGVHMGTFGNKTGKELGISREEQDEWAYRSHQLAIKAMEEGKFAEEIVPVEVPQPKGEPVLVSDDEAPRKDTSIEKLAKLKPAFDRDGTITAGNAPGVNDGAAALVLMSEERAEKEGKNILARIIAHEAVAVEAENFPKTPGLVINELLKKTGKSIDDIDLFEINEAFAVVALASSQIAGIDLDRINVNGGAVALGHPIGASGARIVLTLAYELRRRGGGIGVAAICSGGGQGDAVMIDVPKQ, encoded by the coding sequence ATGGTGAAAACAGTGATTGTTGAGGGAGCAAGGACGCCGATCGGAAAACTTGGAGGGAGTTTACGTTCTTTAACGGCTCCCGAACTTGGAGCGGTCGCGATGAAAGAAGCGATGCTTCGAGCAAATGTTCAACCGGCGGAAGTCGATGAGGTGATCATCGGGACCGTTCTTCAAGGAGGACAGGGGCAGCTTCCGTCCAGACAGGCCGCGAGAAAAGCGGGAATTCCTTGGAACGTCAAAACGGAAACGATCAATAAAGTCTGCGCATCAGGAATAAGAAGCATCACATTGGCGGACCAAATCATTCGTGCGGGAGACGGAGAAGTAGTGGTAGCAGGCGGAATGGAGTCGATGTCCAATGCTCCTTACGTTTTGCAAAACGTCCGTTCCGGCTTGAGAATGGGCGATGACAAATTGGTGGATTTAATGATCTATGATGGTTTAACGTGCGCCTTTTCAGGAGTCCATATGGGTACGTTCGGAAACAAGACCGGAAAAGAACTGGGCATTTCCCGCGAAGAACAAGATGAATGGGCTTATCGCAGCCATCAGTTGGCCATTAAGGCAATGGAGGAAGGAAAGTTTGCCGAGGAAATTGTTCCTGTCGAAGTCCCGCAGCCAAAAGGCGAACCGGTGTTGGTGTCCGATGATGAAGCGCCGCGTAAAGATACGTCCATTGAGAAGCTGGCCAAATTAAAGCCGGCTTTTGATCGAGACGGAACGATCACGGCGGGAAATGCTCCGGGTGTAAATGATGGAGCGGCGGCTCTGGTTCTGATGAGCGAAGAGCGCGCCGAAAAAGAAGGCAAAAACATCCTTGCTCGGATTATTGCTCATGAGGCTGTGGCGGTAGAGGCGGAAAATTTTCCGAAAACTCCCGGATTGGTCATTAATGAGCTTTTGAAAAAAACCGGAAAATCAATTGATGACATCGATTTATTTGAGATTAATGAAGCTTTTGCCGTAGTGGCGCTGGCAAGCAGTCAAATAGCCGGGATCGATCTCGATAGAATCAATGTCAATGGCGGGGCGGTTGCTCTCGGCCACCCGATCGGGGCAAGCGGAGCACGGATAGTTCTCACGTTGGCATACGAGTTAAGAAGAAGAGGCGGCGGAATAGGAGTGGCGGCCATTTGCAGCGGCGGGGGTCAAGGTGATGCCGTTATGATTGACGTTCCCAAACAATAA
- a CDS encoding acyl-CoA dehydrogenase, which yields MNFQLSEEHEMIRKTVRDFAQKEVEPTASERDEEERFDRTLFEKMAELGLTGIPWPEEYGGIGSDYLAYCIAIEELSRVDASIGVTLSAHTSLAGWPIYKFGSEEQKQKYLRPMAEGRKIGAYGLTEPGSGSDASAMKTTARRDGDDYILNGSKIFITNGGEADIYVVFAMMEPEKKHRGISAFIVESGFEGFSIGKKEKKLGIRSSPTTEIIFEDCRVPKENLLGNEGDGFKIAMMTLDGGRNGIAAQAVGIAQGALDAAIAYAKERHQFGKPIIANQGISFKLADMATGVEAARLLTYQAAWLESQGLPYGKASAMSKLFAGDTAMKVTIEAVQVFGGYGFTKDYPVERFMRDAKITQIYEGTQEIQKLVISRMLTKE from the coding sequence ATGAATTTTCAATTATCGGAAGAGCATGAAATGATTCGAAAAACAGTACGTGATTTCGCCCAAAAGGAAGTAGAGCCGACTGCAAGTGAACGGGACGAAGAAGAACGTTTTGATCGGACTTTATTTGAAAAAATGGCAGAATTAGGCCTTACTGGAATCCCGTGGCCGGAAGAATACGGCGGGATCGGCAGTGATTATCTTGCGTACTGTATTGCGATAGAAGAGCTGTCAAGAGTAGACGCTTCTATTGGCGTTACCCTTTCGGCTCATACATCTCTTGCCGGTTGGCCGATTTATAAATTCGGCAGTGAAGAGCAAAAACAAAAATATTTAAGACCAATGGCGGAAGGAAGAAAGATCGGAGCATACGGTTTGACGGAACCGGGATCTGGATCGGATGCCAGTGCAATGAAAACCACTGCGCGGCGGGATGGAGATGACTACATCTTAAATGGGTCGAAAATTTTTATCACGAACGGCGGTGAAGCGGATATATATGTCGTCTTTGCCATGATGGAACCGGAAAAGAAGCACCGTGGCATTAGCGCGTTTATTGTGGAAAGCGGATTTGAGGGATTTTCCATTGGCAAAAAAGAAAAAAAGCTGGGAATCCGCTCTTCGCCTACGACGGAAATTATTTTTGAAGATTGCCGGGTTCCAAAAGAAAATCTTCTTGGAAATGAGGGAGATGGCTTTAAGATTGCCATGATGACGTTGGATGGAGGGAGAAATGGGATTGCCGCTCAGGCGGTTGGTATTGCTCAAGGCGCTTTGGATGCCGCAATAGCCTACGCGAAAGAGCGTCATCAATTTGGCAAGCCGATCATCGCCAACCAAGGAATTTCTTTTAAATTAGCGGATATGGCAACCGGTGTAGAAGCAGCCAGATTATTAACCTATCAAGCTGCTTGGCTTGAATCGCAAGGTCTTCCATACGGAAAAGCTTCCGCCATGTCGAAGCTTTTTGCCGGAGATACAGCGATGAAAGTCACAATCGAAGCCGTTCAAGTTTTTGGTGGCTACGGGTTTACAAAAGATTATCCGGTGGAACGCTTTATGCGTGATGCTAAAATCACCCAAATCTATGAAGGAACACAAGAAATTCAAAAACTGGTTATCTCTAGAATGTTAACAAAGGAATAA
- a CDS encoding CTP synthase, with product MTKYIFVTGGVVSSLGKGITAASLGRLLKNRGLNVTIQKFDPYINVDPGTMSPYQHGEVFVTDDGAETDLDLGHYERFIDINLNKYSNVTTGKVYSAVLRKERRGEYLGGTVQVIPHVTNEIKDRVFRAGKTTNADVVITEIGGTVGDIESLPFLEAIRQIKNDVGRDNVMYIHCTLIPYIKAAGEMKTKPTQHSVKELRSLGIQPNVIVVRTEMPISQEMKDKIALFCDIDPKAVIESRDADTLYAVPLALQEQKLDEIVCQHLKLQCHEADMTEWKELVDRVRNLSRKTKIALVGKYVELQDAYISVVEALRHAGYAFDSEIEIQWVNSEHVNSENVSDLLKEADGILVPGGFGDRGIEGKIVAIQYARENRVPFLGICLGMQLASVEFARNVLGLEGAHSSEIRPDTKYPIIDLLPEQKDVVDLGGTLRLGLYPCKLSEGTKAYEAYKEEVIYERHRHRYEFNNEYREQMEKHGFVFSGTSPDGRLVEIIELKDHPWFVASQFHPEFTSRPTRPQPLFRDFVKAAIENQA from the coding sequence TTGACAAAATATATATTTGTAACTGGCGGTGTGGTTTCTTCTTTGGGAAAAGGAATTACGGCTGCATCTTTAGGCAGGCTTTTAAAAAACCGAGGATTAAATGTGACGATTCAAAAATTTGATCCGTATATCAATGTGGACCCAGGTACAATGAGTCCATATCAGCATGGAGAAGTGTTTGTTACGGATGATGGAGCGGAAACGGATCTTGACCTTGGGCATTATGAACGTTTTATTGATATTAATTTAAATAAATACAGCAACGTTACAACCGGGAAAGTGTATTCGGCTGTATTAAGAAAAGAAAGACGCGGTGAATACTTAGGCGGAACGGTGCAAGTTATCCCCCATGTAACGAATGAAATTAAAGATCGGGTATTTCGGGCAGGAAAAACGACGAACGCGGATGTGGTGATCACAGAAATCGGCGGAACAGTCGGCGATATCGAGTCGCTGCCATTTTTAGAGGCAATCCGTCAAATTAAAAATGATGTTGGGCGTGACAATGTGATGTACATCCATTGTACGTTGATTCCTTATATAAAAGCAGCTGGTGAAATGAAAACGAAGCCGACCCAACATAGCGTAAAAGAATTGCGCAGCCTCGGCATTCAGCCAAATGTGATTGTCGTGCGTACAGAAATGCCGATATCGCAAGAAATGAAAGATAAAATTGCTTTGTTTTGCGATATAGATCCAAAAGCTGTCATTGAGTCAAGAGATGCCGATACATTGTATGCCGTTCCGCTCGCTCTTCAAGAACAAAAACTAGATGAAATTGTTTGCCAACATTTGAAATTGCAATGTCATGAAGCGGATATGACGGAATGGAAAGAACTTGTCGACCGCGTGAGAAACTTATCGCGAAAAACAAAGATAGCTTTGGTCGGAAAATATGTGGAACTTCAAGACGCTTATATTTCCGTTGTTGAGGCCTTAAGACATGCCGGGTACGCTTTTGATTCAGAAATTGAAATTCAATGGGTCAATTCGGAACATGTGAACTCGGAAAATGTATCCGATTTGCTCAAAGAGGCAGATGGAATTTTAGTTCCGGGCGGATTTGGCGATCGGGGAATTGAAGGAAAGATCGTTGCCATCCAATATGCCCGAGAGAATCGGGTTCCATTCTTGGGCATCTGCCTTGGCATGCAGCTGGCGTCGGTGGAATTTGCTAGAAATGTACTGGGATTGGAAGGAGCTCATTCTTCTGAAATTCGTCCTGATACAAAATATCCGATTATTGATTTGCTTCCGGAACAAAAGGATGTAGTGGATCTTGGCGGAACTTTGCGGCTTGGATTGTATCCTTGCAAGCTTTCGGAAGGGACAAAAGCGTATGAAGCTTATAAAGAAGAAGTCATTTATGAGCGTCATCGCCATCGATATGAATTTAATAACGAATATCGGGAACAAATGGAAAAACATGGTTTTGTTTTTTCCGGTACAAGTCCGGATGGGCGTTTGGTTGAAATCATCGAATTAAAAGATCATCCTTGGTTTGTCGCCAGCCAATTCCATCCTGAATTTACTTCAAGACCTACTCGTCCGCAGCCGTTGTTCCGTGACTTTGTAAAAGCCGCTATAGAAAATCAAGCATAA
- a CDS encoding acyl-CoA dehydrogenase: MKLHFTEEQEMFRKAVHDFAKEEIEPYLDRMEQGEFPRRIVDKMAKKGLMGIPIPEEYGGRGLDFISYILAIQELSKVSATIGVILSVHTSVGTNPILHFGTPQQKHKYIPKLAKGEYLGAFCLTEPGSGSDAASLRTRAVKRGDHYIINGSKIFITNGGEANTYIVFASTNPEAGRKGISAFIVERKTPGFHIGKNERKMGLHGSRTVQLTFEDMKVSAENLLGKEGEGFKVAITNLNTGRIGIAAQALGIAEAALEKAVSYVKEQRSTGESSISEQGVDFRLADMATNVEAAKLLVYRAAFLHSRGLPCEKEASMAKLFASNIAMEVTTEAIQVFGRDGYSKDHPVERYFRDAKITQIYEGTNEIQRIVISKRL; this comes from the coding sequence ATGAAGCTTCACTTCACGGAAGAACAGGAAATGTTTCGAAAAGCGGTTCATGATTTTGCCAAGGAAGAAATAGAGCCGTATTTGGACCGAATGGAGCAAGGGGAGTTTCCGAGGCGTATTGTAGACAAAATGGCAAAAAAGGGGCTAATGGGCATTCCTATTCCGGAAGAATACGGAGGCCGCGGACTGGATTTTATTTCTTATATTTTGGCAATTCAGGAGCTGTCCAAAGTCAGCGCAACCATTGGAGTTATTTTATCCGTTCATACGTCCGTTGGCACGAATCCCATTTTGCATTTTGGAACTCCTCAACAAAAACATAAGTATATTCCGAAGTTGGCAAAGGGAGAGTATTTGGGAGCTTTTTGCCTGACCGAGCCAGGTTCCGGTTCAGATGCGGCTAGTTTAAGAACGAGAGCGGTCAAACGAGGGGATCACTATATTATAAACGGTTCAAAGATATTTATAACGAACGGAGGGGAGGCGAATACATATATTGTGTTTGCCTCCACTAATCCTGAAGCAGGAAGAAAAGGGATTTCCGCTTTTATCGTTGAAAGGAAGACTCCCGGTTTTCATATAGGAAAAAACGAACGGAAAATGGGGCTTCACGGCTCTCGAACCGTTCAATTGACGTTCGAAGACATGAAAGTGTCAGCGGAAAACTTACTCGGAAAGGAAGGCGAGGGGTTTAAGGTGGCAATCACCAATCTCAATACCGGACGCATCGGCATTGCGGCCCAAGCGTTGGGAATTGCGGAAGCTGCCTTGGAAAAAGCGGTCTCCTATGTCAAAGAGCAGCGGTCAACAGGTGAATCGTCCATCTCCGAGCAAGGCGTGGACTTTCGATTGGCGGATATGGCAACGAATGTGGAAGCGGCAAAATTGTTAGTATACCGGGCGGCGTTTTTGCATTCCCGGGGGCTTCCATGCGAGAAGGAAGCATCCATGGCAAAACTATTCGCATCCAATATCGCCATGGAAGTCACAACAGAGGCGATCCAAGTCTTCGGGAGAGACGGCTATTCGAAAGACCATCCCGTTGAGCGCTATTTCCGAGATGCCAAAATCACCCAAATCTATGAAGGAACAAATGAAATACAAAGAATCGTCATTAGTAAACGGTTGTGA
- a CDS encoding RNA-guided endonuclease TnpB family protein, with translation MANKAYKFRLYPTQEQEQLLTKTFGCVRFVYNKMLAERMETYEPFKDDKEALKKQKKFPTPAKYKKEFPWLKEVDSLALANAQLNLQKAYQNFFSGRAEFPKFKSRKARQSYTTNVVNGNIMLLDGYIKLPKLKLVKIKQHREIPSHHIIKSCTVSRTKTGKYYVSILTEYEHQPVQKEVQAVVGLDFSMNGLFVDSEEGKTANYPRFYRQALGKLAKEQRVLSRRKKGSNRWHKQRLKVAKLHERIANQRKDFLHKESYKLAKLYDCVVIEDLNMKGMSQALNFGKSVADHAWGMFTKFLQYKLEEQGKKLLKIDKWFPSSKTCSCCGQVKESLSLSERIFHCDCGFVADRDWNASINIKREGLRLLALTSS, from the coding sequence ATGGCAAACAAAGCATATAAATTTCGTCTGTACCCAACACAAGAACAAGAGCAACTTCTTACAAAAACCTTCGGCTGCGTTCGTTTCGTCTACAACAAAATGTTGGCTGAACGAATGGAAACATATGAACCATTCAAGGACGACAAAGAAGCCTTGAAAAAGCAAAAAAAATTCCCGACTCCTGCAAAGTACAAAAAGGAATTTCCATGGCTCAAAGAAGTAGACAGCCTTGCGTTGGCAAACGCTCAACTGAATTTGCAGAAGGCATACCAAAACTTCTTCTCTGGTCGTGCTGAATTTCCAAAGTTCAAAAGCCGAAAGGCGAGACAGTCCTACACAACCAACGTGGTCAACGGAAACATTATGCTTTTGGATGGTTATATCAAATTACCGAAACTGAAACTTGTAAAAATCAAACAACATCGAGAAATTCCGTCACATCATATCATCAAGTCTTGTACGGTTTCTCGAACAAAAACAGGAAAATACTATGTTTCTATTCTCACTGAATACGAACATCAACCTGTACAAAAAGAAGTACAAGCTGTTGTTGGCTTAGATTTTTCCATGAACGGTTTATTTGTCGATAGTGAAGAAGGTAAGACAGCCAATTACCCTCGTTTCTATCGCCAAGCCTTGGGAAAATTAGCGAAAGAACAGCGTGTTCTATCACGCAGAAAGAAAGGTTCTAATCGTTGGCACAAGCAACGACTAAAAGTGGCGAAGCTACATGAAAGAATTGCGAACCAACGAAAAGACTTTCTACATAAGGAATCGTACAAATTAGCGAAACTATATGATTGCGTGGTTATCGAAGACCTCAACATGAAGGGAATGTCCCAAGCACTAAATTTCGGCAAAAGCGTTGCTGATCATGCATGGGGCATGTTCACGAAATTTCTCCAATACAAGTTAGAGGAGCAGGGGAAAAAGCTTCTCAAAATAGATAAGTGGTTTCCATCATCCAAAACTTGTTCATGTTGCGGTCAAGTAAAGGAGTCTCTATCTCTTTCTGAGCGCATATTCCATTGTGATTGTGGTTTTGTAGCAGATAGAGATTGGAATGCTTCTATCAATATCAAGCGTGAAGGATTGCGACTGTTGGCATTAACATCATCATAA
- a CDS encoding heterodisulfide reductase-related iron-sulfur binding cluster, with protein sequence MNGLLWVNLIAAILVTAYAVYLFAYVVKTRIEYIKLGKKTEFDHRVKERLNKIWVYVFGQQKLLKDKKSGIYHVIFFYGFILVQFGAVDFIWKGIAPGSHLPLGPVYPGFTFFQEIVSLLILFAVGWAFYRRYIEKLVRLKRNFKAGLVLLFIGSLMISVLAGNGMDIIWHEPSISWTWNEPVASAIAVALTGIGKTAAVTVFYIFWWIHLLVLLTFLVYVPQSKHAHLIAGPANVYLNRLDHKGKLHPINFEDESQQSFGVGKIEDFTQLQLVDLYACVECGRCTNMCPATGTGKMLSPMDLIVKLRDHLTNYGASVTSKQPWVPAFAFQNTKGNQLALAAKNEGSIEAAAAVDYNPSLIGDVITEEEIWACTTCRNCEDQCPVMNEHVDKIIDLRRYLVLTEGKVAPDAQRVMQNIERQGNPWGLNRKDRENWRDAQEDVHVPTVKEMKKAGEEFEYLFWVGSMGSFDNRSQKIALSFAKLLNEAGVKFAILGNKEKNSGDTPRRLGNEFLFQELAQQNIAEFEKIGVRKIVTIDPHAYNVFKNEYPDFGFKAEVYHHTELLAKLVREGKLRPKYEVNETITFHDSCYLGRYNDVFDPPRDILKSIKGVKLVEMERNRETGMCCGAGGGLMWTEEDTGQRINVARTEQALAVRPTVISSGCPYCLTMLSDGTKAKEVEETVATLDIAEILERAVFGPKEAEMPISS encoded by the coding sequence ATGAATGGATTATTATGGGTAAATTTGATTGCGGCCATTCTTGTCACTGCTTACGCTGTGTATTTGTTTGCCTATGTGGTCAAAACGCGAATAGAATACATCAAACTGGGAAAAAAAACAGAGTTTGACCACCGTGTTAAAGAGCGTTTGAACAAGATTTGGGTTTATGTTTTCGGCCAGCAAAAATTATTGAAAGACAAGAAAAGCGGAATATACCATGTGATTTTTTTCTACGGATTTATTCTTGTGCAGTTTGGGGCGGTCGATTTTATTTGGAAAGGAATTGCCCCGGGGTCCCATTTGCCGCTTGGTCCGGTGTATCCAGGTTTTACTTTTTTTCAGGAAATCGTCAGTTTGCTGATTTTATTTGCGGTAGGTTGGGCGTTTTATCGCCGATATATTGAAAAGCTTGTTCGTTTAAAACGAAATTTTAAAGCGGGACTCGTACTTCTCTTTATTGGATCGCTCATGATATCCGTATTGGCGGGTAACGGCATGGACATCATTTGGCACGAACCATCCATTAGCTGGACTTGGAACGAGCCGGTAGCTTCCGCCATAGCGGTGGCTCTAACGGGGATCGGCAAGACAGCTGCTGTCACCGTATTCTATATTTTCTGGTGGATTCACTTGCTCGTTCTGCTGACATTCCTTGTTTATGTGCCTCAATCTAAACATGCTCACTTGATCGCCGGTCCCGCAAATGTGTATTTAAATCGGCTGGACCATAAAGGAAAACTACACCCTATCAATTTTGAAGATGAATCTCAACAATCGTTCGGGGTCGGCAAAATTGAAGATTTCACACAACTTCAGCTTGTTGATCTTTATGCTTGCGTGGAATGCGGAAGATGCACAAATATGTGTCCGGCGACAGGGACAGGAAAAATGTTGTCACCGATGGATTTGATCGTCAAACTTCGGGATCATTTAACGAATTACGGAGCCTCGGTCACCTCCAAACAGCCTTGGGTGCCGGCGTTCGCTTTTCAAAATACGAAAGGAAATCAGCTTGCTTTGGCCGCGAAAAACGAAGGGTCCATAGAAGCCGCAGCCGCTGTAGACTATAACCCATCTTTAATAGGCGATGTCATCACCGAAGAAGAAATTTGGGCATGCACCACTTGCCGCAATTGTGAAGACCAATGCCCGGTGATGAATGAGCATGTCGACAAGATTATTGATTTGCGCCGCTATCTTGTTTTAACAGAAGGGAAAGTGGCGCCTGATGCCCAAAGAGTCATGCAGAACATAGAAAGGCAAGGGAATCCGTGGGGGTTAAACAGAAAAGATAGAGAAAATTGGCGGGATGCTCAAGAAGACGTTCATGTTCCGACTGTAAAAGAAATGAAGAAAGCGGGAGAGGAATTCGAGTATTTATTCTGGGTTGGATCGATGGGTTCATTTGACAACCGCAGCCAAAAAATTGCTTTGTCTTTTGCAAAATTGCTAAATGAAGCGGGCGTTAAGTTTGCCATTCTCGGAAATAAAGAAAAAAATTCCGGCGATACACCACGCCGCCTTGGAAATGAATTTTTATTCCAAGAGCTGGCTCAACAAAATATCGCGGAATTTGAAAAGATTGGAGTGCGGAAAATCGTCACTATTGACCCGCACGCTTACAATGTATTCAAAAATGAGTATCCGGATTTTGGATTCAAAGCGGAAGTCTATCATCACACTGAACTTCTGGCCAAGCTGGTAAGGGAAGGGAAACTCCGGCCGAAATATGAAGTGAATGAAACGATCACATTCCATGATTCTTGTTATTTGGGCCGTTACAATGATGTTTTTGACCCGCCGCGGGATATTTTGAAGTCCATTAAAGGGGTAAAATTGGTGGAAATGGAGCGCAATCGTGAAACAGGAATGTGTTGCGGGGCAGGCGGAGGATTGATGTGGACAGAAGAAGACACAGGTCAACGTATCAACGTGGCTCGCACTGAACAAGCGTTAGCTGTCCGGCCGACAGTGATTAGTTCAGGATGTCCCTATTGTTTGACGATGTTGTCTGATGGTACAAAGGCTAAAGAAGTGGAAGAGACAGTGGCTACACTGGATATTGCTGAAATTCTGGAAAGAGCAGTGTTTGGTCCGAAAGAAGCAGAAATGCCAATTTCATCTTGA
- a CDS encoding 3-hydroxybutyryl-CoA dehydrogenase produces the protein MDIKTVMVVGAGQMGSGIAQVCAQSGYQVIVNDIKEEFLDKGFAVIARNLARQAEKGKITNEERDQTLSRLRKSIDIQDAGDVDLVIEAAVENMEVKKSIFAELDKYAPEHAILASNTSSLPITEIAAATNRPEKVIGMHFMNPVPVMRLVEIIRGLQTAEEVYQSIESMTKSLQKVPIEVNDFPGFISNRVLMPMINEAIYALYEGVATKEAIDEVMKLGMNHPMGPLKLADFIGLDTCLYIMETLHEGFGDDKYRPCPLLRKYVKAGWLGKKTGKGFYEYS, from the coding sequence ATGGATATCAAAACGGTCATGGTTGTCGGCGCCGGCCAAATGGGGTCCGGAATCGCACAAGTTTGTGCGCAATCCGGCTATCAAGTTATCGTAAACGACATTAAGGAAGAATTTTTAGACAAGGGTTTCGCAGTCATTGCCCGAAATTTAGCCCGGCAAGCGGAAAAGGGAAAGATAACAAATGAGGAGAGAGATCAAACGCTTTCCCGATTAAGGAAATCGATTGATATTCAAGATGCCGGTGATGTGGATTTAGTCATTGAAGCAGCAGTAGAAAATATGGAAGTCAAAAAAAGCATTTTTGCTGAATTAGACAAATATGCGCCGGAGCACGCCATTTTGGCCTCCAATACTTCATCCTTGCCGATCACGGAAATCGCTGCGGCCACGAATAGGCCGGAAAAAGTAATCGGCATGCATTTTATGAATCCGGTGCCGGTAATGAGGCTTGTGGAGATTATTCGCGGATTGCAAACAGCGGAGGAAGTGTATCAATCCATTGAGTCCATGACCAAATCTCTTCAAAAAGTGCCGATTGAAGTAAATGACTTCCCTGGATTTATTTCGAACCGAGTGCTGATGCCGATGATCAATGAAGCCATTTATGCATTATATGAAGGGGTCGCAACAAAAGAAGCCATCGATGAAGTGATGAAATTGGGGATGAATCATCCAATGGGACCGCTTAAGTTGGCCGATTTTATCGGACTTGATACTTGCTTGTATATTATGGAAACCCTTCATGAAGGGTTCGGCGATGATAAATATCGTCCATGTCCGCTTTTAAGAAAATATGTAAAAGCTGGGTGGCTAGGCAAAAAAACGGGAAAAGGATTTTATGAATATTCTTAA
- the rpoE gene encoding DNA-directed RNA polymerase subunit delta — protein sequence MNLEQLSKDELNEMSFIELAFAILENKKQAIPFQQLLNEIQKILELSDEEIQDKMVQFYTDLNIDGRFLALGENQWGLRAWYPIDQIEEETAPTVKVRKKKAKKAVEDELEDYDDTVEDGDFEDLDDFDDSLDEVEDLDDEEDFDDLDEEEDFDDDLLDEDYDLDEDELDEDLDTIDKEKEL from the coding sequence GTGAATCTTGAACAGTTGTCGAAAGATGAGTTAAATGAAATGTCTTTTATTGAGCTGGCCTTTGCCATTCTAGAAAACAAAAAACAAGCCATTCCATTCCAACAATTACTGAACGAAATTCAAAAAATATTAGAGTTGTCCGATGAAGAAATTCAGGATAAAATGGTTCAGTTTTATACGGATTTAAATATTGACGGTCGTTTTCTTGCCTTAGGTGAAAACCAATGGGGGTTAAGAGCGTGGTATCCAATTGATCAAATTGAAGAAGAAACCGCTCCGACGGTTAAAGTACGAAAGAAAAAGGCGAAAAAAGCGGTGGAAGATGAACTCGAAGATTACGATGATACGGTGGAGGATGGTGATTTCGAAGATCTGGATGATTTTGATGACAGCCTCGACGAAGTAGAAGATCTGGATGACGAAGAGGATTTTGACGATTTGGATGAAGAAGAAGATTTTGATGACGATCTTCTGGATGAAGACTATGATTTGGACGAAGACGAATTGGACGAGGATTTAGACACTATTGACAAAGAAAAGGAATTATAA